In Bacteroidales bacterium, the sequence TCAATCTTAATAAAATCTATTTTATCTTCAGGATTAATTATATCGTCTAATTTCTTTTTTTCTACAATAATTTCCTCTATGTCCGGATTTTCAATATCATAACGCCTTTGCTTAATACCGCTGTAAGCCGGAGCATTTTTTACAAACTGAAATGTTGTTGTGCCGTTTTCGTCTGATAGAGCATAAGGATAGATAGTTGCTTTTCCTTTATACTTATTTTCCAAATTCAAATAAAGATTTGGTATAGGTTCGAAGCCATAATGTTTACCTTCAGGCGAATACTTCATCATTATATTTAATATTTCACCTTTATGACATCCGATATCAATACAATTATAATGATTTTTAATCTCTCTTTTCATTATCTTTCTCGTAAGTCTGTCGTATTTGAGATTTTTAGTTAAATCTAAATGAAAAGTGATTAGTATTTCTCTTAGTATGTCTTTAATATTCATGGTTTAATATTTAAATATGGAAATTATTATATCAATTTTATTATTTATATCATATTGTGCGAATATATTGCACTTTATTAATATTTTATAATTAACGTTAATCCTTATTCTTCATAATATCAATAATCGTTTTATCGGTTTCATCCATACCTTTTGAAGCGATAATTCCGATATTTCTGATTGTTTTCTCTATGTCTTCTTCAATGATTCCGTCATTTGAAGTTATTATCCCATTCATAGATAACAGCGCGGCTTGCACTGCTGCAGATACTCCGGAATAAACTTTGAGAGCACAACCTTTTTTTGCACCATCACACATCATACCGGTTAAATTTGATGCCATAGTTTTTATGGTATTCAAAATTTTATCATAATCGCCGCCCATAAGATAAGTTATTGCACAGGAAGCACCTGTTCCGGCTATCAAAATACCACATAAGGCAGACAGATGCCCGACAAAATGATGAATATGACGGGCCACAAGATTACTTAGTGCTAAAGCTCTTGCCAGTTGTTCTTGAGAAGAACCGAATTTATCGGCAGCTGCAAGTACAGGCAAATAAACAGTAATTCCCTGATTACCGCTTCCCGAGTTTGTCATAACAGGTTTAGGGCAACCGTCCATTCTGGCATCCGAAGCAGCAGTAGCCATAATTACAGCTTGATTCAACAATGAATCATCAACCAAACCCTCATCAATATTCTTCTTTAAAGTCTTTCCTATCTGCAGGCCGTATTCGCTTTTTAATCCTTCAGTAGATATTGCCCTGTTCATCTCGGCACCGGAAAGAACAAAATCAATCTCATCAACATCAACATCGTTAATAAATTGCCAGATACGTTCAACAGACAACTCATCATGAATTTTATTAGCCGACTCGGATTTTACTGTCGGTTTTGAATGAATTATTTCATCATTTTTAATAATTCTCACAATATTTGTGTGTGTGCCCATAATCTCCACAATAACAATATCGTCCATTAAAGTACAAGATGCTTTGGCATACAAAATATCAGGTGCATCGGGATTAAGTGTGATGTGAACTTTATTGTTTGCGAGCATTTTCTTTGCCTGTTCAAGATTGCCGTTCTTGTTGACATCCTTTAAGACTTCGAGCCCGTATTCCGTTTTACCGCAAATAGCGCCCAAAGCTGCAGCTATAGGCAAACCTGTCATTCCTGTTCCGGGAATACCGACTCCCATTCCGTTTTTGAGAATATTGCCACTAACTTCAACGGTAATATTGCTGGGTATGCCTTCAAGTATTTCGGTGCATTTGGCACAAGCGTAAGCACAAGCGATAGGTTCTGTGCAACCTAATGCCGGAACTACTTCCTGTCTTAATATTTGAATTAATTGAGAATCCGTAATCATAGATATGTGCTGAAAAATTTTGTTTTATTTTTTCAAAGATTCTTTATATGCATTCCAGTCGAAATTTTTTAAGCGGGAAACACCGGAATCAAAGGCGGCTTTTGCAACTGCAAATGCAACGTATTCTTTTAATCTCGGATCGAATGGAGTAGGGATAATATAGTTTTTACCGAAAGATAATTCTTTTTTGTTATAAACATCGAGCACTGATTGCGGCACCGGTTGTTTTGCCAATTCTGCCAAAGCTTTGCATGCCGCAAGTTTCATATCTTCATTGATGGTTTTTGCTCTTACATCCAGAGCACCTCTGAAAATAAACGGAAATCCTAAAACATTATTTACTTGATTCGGATAATCCGATCTACCTGTAGCCATAATAATATCTTGACGAATTTTAAAAGCCTGTTCAGGAAGAATTTCGGGAACCGGATTTGCCAAAGCAAAAATTATAGGTTTCTCGTTCATGCTTTGTAAATATTCGGGTTTCAAAGCACCTTCAACGGAAAGTCCGAGAAACATATCGGCACCTTTCATTGCTTCTTCAAGAGTATTAATATCTTTTTCGGTAATAAATTGTTGCTTGTATTTATTTAGATCGGTACGTTTGCTATTAATAACGCCCTTGCTGTCGAGCATGATAATATTTTCCGGTTTAACTCCGAGACTGATATAAATTTTTGAACAAGCGAAAGCCGATGCGCCGGCACCGTTTACAACAACTTTTATTTCCGAAGCTTTTTTACCGGTTATTTCAAGAGCATTTATCAAACCGGCACCTGTAATTATTGCCGTTCCGTGCTGGTCGTCGTGCATAATGGGAATATCAAGTTCCTCTTTTAATTTTTCTTCGATTTCAAAACATTCCGGAGCCTTAATATCTTCCAAATTAATACCGCCGAAAGTCGGAGCTATTGCTTTTACAACTTCAATAATTTTCGCCGGATCTTTCTCATCAATTTCAATATCAAAAACATCAATATCGGCGAAAACTTTGAAAAGTAAACCTTTTCCTTCCATTACCGGTTTTCCGGCTAATGCACCTATATCGCCAAGTCCGAGAACTGCGGTTCCGTTGGAAATAACAGCTACAAGATTTCCTTTCCCGGTGTATTTGTATGCATCGTCAGGATTTTTTTCAATTTCTAAACACGGGGCAGCAACACCCGGCGAATAGGCTAAGGTTAAGTCTAATTGAGTTTTACTCGGTTTTGTTGGGATAACTTCCAATTTCCCCGGTTTGCCATGGGAGTGATATTCAAGTGCTAATTTATTTATGTCTGCCATGTCTTACTTTTTTATTATTAATTGATAAACAATTTATTGTGTTTTTAATTTTTATGTTTGATGATCAGAAAATCATTGATCTTCATCAGAAGTATATTTTCATTTCGTTCTGAATTTTTTTAGCTTCGATATTTGCAACTTCGTCGAAGTCATCTCCTTTTGAAGCGAAAATAATTCCTCTCGAAGAATTTACTAAAAGTCCGGTTTCTTTAGTTAGACCGTAATTACAAACTTCTTGTAAACTTCCGCCTTGAGCGCCGACTCCGGGAACCAAAAGAAAATGATCAGGAGCAATTTTTCTAATGTCTGTTAGCATTTCCGCTTTGGTTGCCCCAACAACAAACATCATATTTTCAGGATTTCCGCCCCATTGCTCCGAAGTTTTTATCACTGTTTCAAACAGATATTCATTTCTTTCGTTTTTATTGAATTGAAAATCGTATGCTCCTTCATTTGAAGTGAGTGCAAGCAGGATTACCCATTTACCGTTGAAAGAAAGAAATGGAGATACGGAATCTTTGCCCATATATGGAGCAACAGTAACGGCATCAAAGTCCATTGTTTCGAAAAATGCTTTTGCGTATTGTTTAGAAGTGTTGCCTATGTCGCCGCGTTTTGCATCAGCAATTATGAAAATACTGCTGTCGACTTTTCTAATATAATCAACAGTTTTTTCGAGGGAAATCCAGCCCTTGCTGCCCAAACTTTCATAGAAAGCCAGGTTAGGTTTGTAGGCTGCTGCGTAAATATGGGTTGCGTCAATGATTCTTTTGTTGAATTCGAAAACGGGATCATCCGATTTTAAAACACAATCCGGTAATTTAGAATATTCGCTGTCTAAACCAACACACAAAAAAGATTTCTTACGGCGAATATTGCTTATTAATTCTTGTTTTGTCATGATATATTGTTGGAAATTAACTTTCAACAGATTCTTTCAATCTTTCGGCATTTTCGGCAACTTGCAGTTTGTCTATAAACTCTTGAATGTCGCCGTCCATGATATTCGGAAGATTGTACAAAGATAAATTAATTCTATGATCAGTAACACGTCCTTGCGGATAATTATAAGTTCTGATTTTAGCAGAACGATCACCGGTGGAAACCATTGTTTTTCTTTTGCTTGAAATTTCGTCAAGATACTTTTTATATTCAAGTTCAAAGATTCTTGTACGTAACACCTGCATAGCTTTGTCAAGATTTTTCAATTGTGATTTCTGATCCTGACATGTGACAACTATTCCGGTTGGGATGTGTGTTAAGCGGATTGCGGAATAAGTAGTATTTACAGATTGTCCTCCGGGACCAGAAGAGCAGTAAGTATCTTTTCTGATGTCACTTTGTTTCAATTCGATATCGAATTCGTCGGCTTCGGGAAGAACGGCTACAGAAGCAGCAGAAGTATGTACTCTTCCTTGAGTTTCCGTTTCCGGAACTCTTTGTACGCGATGCACGCCGCTTTCGTATTTCAACTGACCGTAAACTCCGTCTCCTATGACATTAAAAATGACCTCTTTGTATCCGCCTACGGTTCCGTATGTGGCGCTCACAGGCTCGGTTTTCCAACCTCTTGTTTCACAATATTTCAAATACATTCTGTAAAGATCTCCGGCAAAAATACTTGCCTCGTCGCCGCCGGTACCTGCGCGAATTTCCACAATAGCATTTTTTTTATCTTGAGGGTCATTCGGTAAAAGAAGGATTTGAATTTCACTTTCCATTTCCGTTTGTCTTTCGGTAAGGATTTGAATTTCCTCCTTAGCCATTTCTCTCATTTCTTCATCCTTTTCGGTTTGAAGAAGTTCTTTGGCGGATTCGAGATTGGCTACAATGCTGGAATATTCTTTATAAGCATTAACAACAGGGTCAAGTTCTTTAATATCTTTATTAAGTTTGATAAATCTTTTCATATCCGAAGCCACGTCCGGATTAGCTATTTCTTCTTGTAATTCATTGTATTTGTTATACAACGCTTCTAATCTCTCAAGTAGTAACATAAACAATATTTTGCGGTTGCAAAGATAGTAAATAATTAAGAATTAATAATTAAAATCGGTATTTAAAAGTGTGGTAATATTGTAATTCTAATTTAACATGTTTATCCTTTTTACAAGTCCAGATCCATATTACCTAAATCTCCTAATTGTCCGGTTACCCATGCTACAAATATTAAGATAAAAATGAAAATCAATAAAATTACTGCTATCAATATTACTGCAAATACAAATGATAATAAGTACATATAAATTGTTTTTATTATTGATTTTTTCCATTTGATATTGAATAATCCTTTGAAGTTCCATGCAGATAAAGTAATATATGAGGCATATCTTGTGCATGTGACTAAAGTATCAAAAACAGACTCATCGGATATAAATGTATCTAAGGGAAGAATTATTATATCGATAAACATCCTTTGGCAAGCCATAAAAGTACAAGCCAGCAGAATTTCCGCATAATTGTATCCTTTCGTGTTGATTTTCTTAAATGCTATTTTTGATGATAAGGCATAAGCCGGAATCATCAATAGAGACCATATTATTACGCTTTTTTCAGCCCAATTTAAAATTGAATTTATTAAGTTATGCAGCCAGTTTATATCTCCATCTGTTGGATTTAATTGCAAACCGACATCAATCGGTTTATTTGAGATAATTGCAAGAAAAGAATATAATATCCCGTAAATACTCGAAAGTATTATCAACATTGTGAAAGGTTTCGCATAAATAACACGCTTTCCTTCAATGTAATCTTTTATCAACTTTCCGGGATTAGTGAAAAGCAAATTGATGGTTAGTAGAACTCCTCTGTCTAAATTTGTGAAACTACTAAAAAAATTCTTAAAGATTAATTTTGTTGTAAGCCTCTCGGTATCATTTTTCTGTCCGCAATTGTAACAATATGTCCCCGTAAATTCGGTTCCACAGTTTTTGCATTTATAAGTTTTATTTTCGTTGATAGTTTCGTTTATATCGACATTTTCTTCTTTAGACATATAGCTTAGAATCAAGGTTTAAAGTTAGTGGTTTAATATCAGGTTATTGTTTCGTTATTATGCCTTTTGCAATAACACTTTTTGCTTTTGCTCTTTCATAACCCTGAACACTATTTAAACGCAACTTCTAATAGTCCGTCTCCTTCGATTTTTAATCTGTCGAAATACTCAGGAACAGTATTATTTAAATATTTATCGACATAAAGTCTGGCTAAGTATTGACCGAGCATAAAACCTTGCCCCTTCAGTCCTATAAACAATCCTTGCGACGGGTCAATTATCATGCGGGGTTCTACGTAATATCCCGACCAGCAGGCTTGGAAACTTACTGATGATAGTTGCGGAATCCAATCGGTGAACACTTCGGAAGCTATTTCCAGAAAGTCTTTATCATTTGTTCTTAAATCTTTTCCCGCTTCTTGCGGATCAAATGCTGGAGATGCACACGCAATAATTTGTCCGGTTTCCTCTAATTGTTGTCCGTATATAGCTGTGTAACCCTTGTATTTTTGCCTGTCAATTAACATCCCGAGCGGAGAATTATTTATGCCCAAGAAGGGTAGGCGACGAGTTATGAAAGCCTGATGTTTAACAGGATAAGCTCCGGTAATAATTCCGAGTTTCTTGGCAAATTTATCTGCATTGCCGCCTAAAGCATTTACAAAATGTTCGGCTGTGTATTCCGTATAAGTTCTATCATCATTTTGAACCAAAACTATATACTTGTCCGTGTTATTTTTATGAACGTCAATTAATTTTGTACTTTCTTTTAAAGTACCGCCATGATTAATACCGATTTTTCTGATAACATCAACTACTATTCCCGGGGTAGCCTGCCAGCATTCGTTGGAAATCAATGCCGACATATATTTTTTGTTGAGGTTTGTGCTGATGTATGGAGATATTTCCTTTGCAAAATCTTTCGGTTCAATCATATATGCATCAGACCAACTTCTTGATAAATCAAGATTATTATATGTAGCCTGGTCATGAGCAAAAGTTACATATTTAATTTCTCTGTAATTTATATTGCTTATATTCTGCAATTCCTTGAAAAGTTGGTTGTTATGTCTTGCAATGTCGGATAATTCAGGAACGGAAAATGCAGGGCGTCCTCCTGCGATATTTCTCCAGGAACTTCCGGCTTCATTATTAATTAAAACCGGATTAAGTCCGGCTTCGGCAAAATAACGGAATAAAGCGCTACCGCCTATACCGCCTCCCGCAACCAAAACTTTTACATTTTCTTTCTTTATTTCTTTTTTGCTGATAATATATTCTTCCGGTACGCTCTTAGGATATAAATCTCCTAAATTGATTTGATTTGATAAGGGCGCTCTTGGTGTAGGTTCGCTTAAAACAGTGATATTGTAACCTCTTAAAAGTTGTCTCAAACGGGGAATACAACGTTTACCGCGACAAACTCCCATTCCGATTCTTGTTGTATGCTTAATTTCATCCACACTTACAACTTTCCTGTCGCCGATAATACGAAGAACTTCATCTAAAGTAACGTCTTCACAATGACAAACATAAGTTTCAGCAGGAATGTCTTTTGTTATTGACTTTAAATCTATAGGTTCAGGATAATTTGTTTTAACGATAAATCCGCGAGCATTTTTTAAGTCTTCACCCAAAAGATTTATAGATTGAACTAAAGCTACATTTGTTTTATTATTATGCTTTGTGATTCTTTTTATTTTTCCTTCTCCTAATTTGTTCCCTTGATTATCTATCAAATATACTTCA encodes:
- a CDS encoding DUF3667 domain-containing protein, coding for MSKEENVDINETINENKTYKCKNCGTEFTGTYCYNCGQKNDTERLTTKLIFKNFFSSFTNLDRGVLLTINLLFTNPGKLIKDYIEGKRVIYAKPFTMLIILSSIYGILYSFLAIISNKPIDVGLQLNPTDGDINWLHNLINSILNWAEKSVIIWSLLMIPAYALSSKIAFKKINTKGYNYAEILLACTFMACQRMFIDIIILPLDTFISDESVFDTLVTCTRYASYITLSAWNFKGLFNIKWKKSIIKTIYMYLLSFVFAVILIAVILLIFIFILIFVAWVTGQLGDLGNMDLDL
- a CDS encoding FAD-dependent oxidoreductase, coding for MYKIDKHPILEIPHTPRVTFKYNDHKIESEKGFSIAAALHQAGFPIHSHSIQGRERSLECGIGKCGACEMLVDGQIRRICCTKVDNVKLVTEIPDNYIPPIQKTDPEKAFNVYKTSVAIVGAGPAGLAAREILNNHNIGNIVVDNNDMIGGQFNMQTHQFFFFEKEQKYGGMRGFEIASTLAGEDHSGIILSTVVWDILDGKRLALKNIQTNEISFLEADYLIIATGAVPFVPAFENDDLPGVYTAAVIQKMMNTEFTLLGKNILTVGAGNIGYLTSYQLMQAGATVKAIIEAQPNEGGFPVQANRVRRLGIPVLTSHMLIKAIPNEKHDGVTGAVIAESKNFKPVPGTERIIDGIDAINICTGLISDSQLVTKGEIVFGKACVGAGDAVRIGEGTSAVLRGKQAAFDVIEQIGIRNNYDNYLELSKEYIDSQQHPVKVLNKAKEPDKERMNGKPFVIIDCLYGFACNPCSFACPHGAITKSSTSTVPVIDYEKCIGCMKCVNRCPGLAIFGYNIKNDTAFFPIEYEANEGDEVYLIDNQGNKLGEGKIKRITKHNNKTNVALVQSINLLGEDLKNARGFIVKTNYPEPIDLKSITKDIPAETYVCHCEDVTLDEVLRIIGDRKVVSVDEIKHTTRIGMGVCRGKRCIPRLRQLLRGYNITVLSEPTPRAPLSNQINLGDLYPKSVPEEYIISKKEIKKENVKVLVAGGGIGGSALFRYFAEAGLNPVLINNEAGSSWRNIAGGRPAFSVPELSDIARHNNQLFKELQNISNINYREIKYVTFAHDQATYNNLDLSRSWSDAYMIEPKDFAKEISPYISTNLNKKYMSALISNECWQATPGIVVDVIRKIGINHGGTLKESTKLIDVHKNNTDKYIVLVQNDDRTYTEYTAEHFVNALGGNADKFAKKLGIITGAYPVKHQAFITRRLPFLGINNSPLGMLIDRQKYKGYTAIYGQQLEETGQIIACASPAFDPQEAGKDLRTNDKDFLEIASEVFTDWIPQLSSVSFQACWSGYYVEPRMIIDPSQGLFIGLKGQGFMLGQYLARLYVDKYLNNTVPEYFDRLKIEGDGLLEVAFK
- a CDS encoding FkbM family methyltransferase; translation: MNIKDILREILITFHLDLTKNLKYDRLTRKIMKREIKNHYNCIDIGCHKGEILNIMMKYSPEGKHYGFEPIPNLYLNLENKYKGKATIYPYALSDENGTTTFQFVKNAPAYSGIKQRRYDIENPDIEEIIVEKKKLDDIINPEDKIDFIKIDVEGGEFGVMKGGMKLLKNNKPIILFECGKGASDYYGTNPIDLYNFISNEISLKIFTLNDFIKNKPAMNAAEFENYFNTNKEYYFVAAR
- the pyrF gene encoding orotidine-5'-phosphate decarboxylase, encoding MTKQELISNIRRKKSFLCVGLDSEYSKLPDCVLKSDDPVFEFNKRIIDATHIYAAAYKPNLAFYESLGSKGWISLEKTVDYIRKVDSSIFIIADAKRGDIGNTSKQYAKAFFETMDFDAVTVAPYMGKDSVSPFLSFNGKWVILLALTSNEGAYDFQFNKNERNEYLFETVIKTSEQWGGNPENMMFVVGATKAEMLTDIRKIAPDHFLLVPGVGAQGGSLQEVCNYGLTKETGLLVNSSRGIIFASKGDDFDEVANIEAKKIQNEMKIYF
- the prfA gene encoding peptide chain release factor 1 produces the protein MLLLERLEALYNKYNELQEEIANPDVASDMKRFIKLNKDIKELDPVVNAYKEYSSIVANLESAKELLQTEKDEEMREMAKEEIQILTERQTEMESEIQILLLPNDPQDKKNAIVEIRAGTGGDEASIFAGDLYRMYLKYCETRGWKTEPVSATYGTVGGYKEVIFNVIGDGVYGQLKYESGVHRVQRVPETETQGRVHTSAASVAVLPEADEFDIELKQSDIRKDTYCSSGPGGQSVNTTYSAIRLTHIPTGIVVTCQDQKSQLKNLDKAMQVLRTRIFELEYKKYLDEISSKRKTMVSTGDRSAKIRTYNYPQGRVTDHRINLSLYNLPNIMDGDIQEFIDKLQVAENAERLKESVES
- a CDS encoding L-serine ammonia-lyase, iron-sulfur-dependent, subunit alpha; this translates as MITDSQLIQILRQEVVPALGCTEPIACAYACAKCTEILEGIPSNITVEVSGNILKNGMGVGIPGTGMTGLPIAAALGAICGKTEYGLEVLKDVNKNGNLEQAKKMLANNKVHITLNPDAPDILYAKASCTLMDDIVIVEIMGTHTNIVRIIKNDEIIHSKPTVKSESANKIHDELSVERIWQFINDVDVDEIDFVLSGAEMNRAISTEGLKSEYGLQIGKTLKKNIDEGLVDDSLLNQAVIMATAASDARMDGCPKPVMTNSGSGNQGITVYLPVLAAADKFGSSQEQLARALALSNLVARHIHHFVGHLSALCGILIAGTGASCAITYLMGGDYDKILNTIKTMASNLTGMMCDGAKKGCALKVYSGVSAAVQAALLSMNGIITSNDGIIEEDIEKTIRNIGIIASKGMDETDKTIIDIMKNKD